From the Pseudomonas syringae KCTC 12500 genome, the window GTATCGCGGAGCCTTTATAAATGCGTAAGTCATTGATGCGTATGACATTGCGTCAACTGCGCATTTTCAATGAAGTGTGCGATCTGCGCTCATACAGCCGCGCGGCCGAAGAGATGTCGCTGACACAACCCGCTGTCAGCCTGCAGATTCGCCAGCTCGAAGAGCTGATCGGCCAGCCGCTGTTCGAATACGTCAGCAAAAAGCTCTACCTGACCGAAGCGGCGCAAGCGCTGCAACAGGCCAGCCGGGATATTTTCGGGCGCCTGGAAAGCCTGGACATGCAGCTTTCCGACATGCAGGGCTCGCTGCAAGGCCAGTTGAAGCTGGCAGTCGAATCGAGCTGCAAGTACTTCATCCCTCACCTGTTCGCCGCCTTCAAGCGCCAGCACCCGGAAGTCAACCTGAGCCTGATGGTGGTCAATCGCGCGCAAGTCATCAGGCGCCTGGCGGATAACCGCGATGATCTTGTGGTGATGTCGGCAGTGCCGCTGGACATGGGCCTGGAGTTCTTGCCGTTCCTGAATAACCCGATTGTCGCCGTAGCGCCGCCTGACCATCCGCTGAGCAGCCGCGCGACGCTGAACCTGAAAGATCTGGAGCCATGGCCGTTGCTGACCCGGGAAACAGGATCGGGCACGCGTCGGGCCTGCGAGGAGTTCTTCAAAGAGAAGCGCGTGCATTTCACGCAGACGCTGGAAGTGTCCTCCAGCGAAGCACAACGTGAATGCGTGGTAGCCGGGCTGGGCCTGGCGATGCTGACCCGACACGCGGTCTGCCAGGAACTCGCCACAGGCGCCCTGGTCGAGCTGCCCGTGGCGGAGTTGCCACTGTATCGAAGCTGGTGCGTGGCTCAGGCCGGGGACAAACGCCTTTCACCTGTGGCACATGCGTTTCTTGCGTTCATCCGCACCGAACGTGCGCAGATCAGCCAGCTTGTCGAGCGTTTCGACGGTCGACCGCGGGCAACTTGATCGTCTGCCAAACGGCGTTATCCATGCCATCCATGTAGTCACACAGCTCCTGATTGAGCTGACGTGCCTCGCTGTAGCTTTCAATTGCCCGACGAAACTCCATGCGACGCTGATCTTCCTGCTGACGGCGGGTTTTCACGGTGCTGGTGGGTAAATCATCGTAATGCCGAGCCATGTCCTGTCTCCCAATACGTTTTGTGGGAGCACCAGAATGGAGCGTGACAGTGACAGTCAGGCGGCACGCAGGTGACAGATCGATGAAATTTGATGTAACGGGATCGGCTCAGTCTTCGTGGGTCTTGATCGACTTTGGTGACAGGCGCAAGCCCCGCAGGCTGCGCTTGACGCTCTTGAGGTGGTTGACCAGACCGGGGCCGCGCGCCATGGCGACGCCCATTGCCAGCACATCAATGACAACCAGGTGTGCAATACGGGAAGTCAGCGGCGTGTAGATTTCGGTGTCTTCGTGCACATCGATGGCCAGGTTGACCGACGACAGCTCGGCCAGCGGTGTCTGGCTGGGGCACAGCGTGATCAGCGTCGCGCCGCTCTCGCGGACCAGATTGGCGGTGATCAGCAAATCCTTCGAACGGCCTGACTGCGAAATGCACACCGCGACATCTGTCGGCTTGAGCGTGACAGCTGACATCGCCTGCATGTGCGGATCGGAATACGCCGCAGCGGTCAGCAGTAGACGAAAGAACTTGTGCTGCGCATCAGCGGCCACTGCGCCGGACGCGCCAAACCCATAGAACTCGACCCGATTGGCCCCGGCCATGGCCGTGACTGCCAGTTGCAACGCATGGGGGTCGAGGTTTTCGCGCACTTCCATGAGCGTGTGCAGCGTGGTGTCGAAAATCTTCAGGCTGTAGTCGGCAACCGAATCGTCTTCGTGAATCGCGAACTGCCCAAAACTTGCGCCCGCCGCGAGGCTCTGCGCCAGCTTGAGCTTGAGGTCCTGAAACCCGGAGCAGCCGATGGCGCGGCAGAAACGCACGATGGTCGGCTCACTGATACCGACACTGTGCGCCAGATCTGCCATGGAACTGTGCATCACGGCCGCAGGGTCGAGCAGCACATGGTCGGCTACCTTGAGCTCCGATTTGCGCAGCAAATTACGTGACTGGGCGATGTGTTGCAGCAGATTCAAGGGGCAGACTCGGCAAAAAGAGAGATGGGATGGTTGTAGCTTTCTTGTAGTTATACTACATGACCCGCCAGCCGCCCAGTTAAACGAAGCCGGAACGCGCCGTGCGGGCGTTATCAGCGGCAATTGTGGGAATAATCCTACATTAGGCCCATTCGCCAGTCAGACCCTGCCTGTTCACCCATAAAGGTAGACGCAACGCATTCGCGCCCGACAACAGGCGACGACCGGTCGTCAGCGCCCCCGCTATTTTTATTGGCTGACGCAAAGCATGGTTTGCCCGTCATCGCGCGGCACCCTAGAATGCGCTGATGCGCGATGATCTCTCTCTTCTTCTGAATTCCCTCAACGATGCCCAACGTCAGGCCGTAGCCGCCTCTCTGGGTCGTCAGTTGGTTCTGGCTGGTGCTGGCTCCGGCAAAACCCGTGTGCTGGTGCATCGCATCGCATGGCT encodes:
- a CDS encoding LysR family transcriptional regulator gives rise to the protein MRKSLMRMTLRQLRIFNEVCDLRSYSRAAEEMSLTQPAVSLQIRQLEELIGQPLFEYVSKKLYLTEAAQALQQASRDIFGRLESLDMQLSDMQGSLQGQLKLAVESSCKYFIPHLFAAFKRQHPEVNLSLMVVNRAQVIRRLADNRDDLVVMSAVPLDMGLEFLPFLNNPIVAVAPPDHPLSSRATLNLKDLEPWPLLTRETGSGTRRACEEFFKEKRVHFTQTLEVSSSEAQRECVVAGLGLAMLTRHAVCQELATGALVELPVAELPLYRSWCVAQAGDKRLSPVAHAFLAFIRTERAQISQLVERFDGRPRAT
- a CDS encoding PA3496 family putative envelope integrity protein → MKTRRQQEDQRRMEFRRAIESYSEARQLNQELCDYMDGMDNAVWQTIKLPAVDRRNARQAG
- the hexR gene encoding transcriptional regulator HexR: MNLLQHIAQSRNLLRKSELKVADHVLLDPAAVMHSSMADLAHSVGISEPTIVRFCRAIGCSGFQDLKLKLAQSLAAGASFGQFAIHEDDSVADYSLKIFDTTLHTLMEVRENLDPHALQLAVTAMAGANRVEFYGFGASGAVAADAQHKFFRLLLTAAAYSDPHMQAMSAVTLKPTDVAVCISQSGRSKDLLITANLVRESGATLITLCPSQTPLAELSSVNLAIDVHEDTEIYTPLTSRIAHLVVIDVLAMGVAMARGPGLVNHLKSVKRSLRGLRLSPKSIKTHED